The DNA segment aaatagggaatactccttctgacgaaaattatgtattttttatgaaatatccttgaaacgtcacattttgaaataaacatttcaacagtttcccaaaaaaaaaaattattttaagtacttaaatgaaaattaaaaatgggtatttaaaatttaaagcgtttcatttcaattgcacaagttggcaacatcgactgaaatatgcgttgataataaaggacaacaatacactatcttgatgagatagacaaagatggctgtctatgaaatgAAGTCTGCGAAGAACGAGATGCACTAGGAAAATTGGAGAGGTGAAGAAAAGTTTAATTAACTAAATTATGAGATTCGAAGAGTCACttgtttatttatataattcttcaacaacaaatgttaaaattaaaaaaaacattgagACCAAAAATTTAAACAGCCTACGATGAAAATAATCTTCTAGAAAACATCTAAAATTAACAACGATATTGTCATTTcttcaaggaattcaaaatcCCTGATAATCGTATAATTTGTTAAAAAAGCTGATTTAAGTGACAAGCATCCTAAAAACTCGTTGTCAGATGGGCTTAAAAATTTTGAAGGTAGGTATTTTGTGCACTGCCATCACTGGCTAacataaaattttaaattttgtggtTATCTTTTAGTTTCGATTCAAACTGTCAAGATGGCGCTCCTGAATTTGCGAGCACCAGTTGAATTTGTTTCTAAGATCACGCTACAGGTTGCTGTAATCGATATGAATACTTGTAAAAACACGTTTAccccatacagggtgagtctttaactcgtacaaatatttcaacagtagattcttgacgtcaaaagaaacacttttttttcaccattttttccgaatcggctcggtttaaaagatacaggctgttgaaaaaccataaaaaatgttattttcagttgtatctcacaaacggttttatcagatgaaacgaatttcggaacacaagatatcacccatgtctactagttttctcattatgaccattacgtaccataaaaatggcaaaaattcaaagaatccaaatcttgaaactaagttagatgctatctaatgaatgtttcgtgaaatgaaagtattcttcatatttcctcgtataatgcgccgttttaatttgatgttcaaaaattaaaaagtatctataaaatttgaaaaatcgggtactttagctgaatacaactctgtttaaaagatccacagatgtacattatcacagattcagctagttatgctaaagggaattttgtttttccaggggtggaacagctcaatataacctaaaataactatccttttatcagggccgaatcagaaaaaatggtataagaaaaaagtgtttcttttgacctcaagaatctactattcaaatatttgtacgagtcaaagacacccTGTAGAGTCACAAGTTTATGCTTAATCTCGCAATGAAGGCTGGAAATTTTAATATCACAGCAATCAGACAAGACGTACTCGAAATCATCAACATCAAAGTATGCGTCTGTTTAATACGTAACAATCAAAACTTATAAAAAATAGTATATCGATTAGAAATCAACTCTATAATAAATTACTAGCACATTCTCATACATAACATATTCATCATCAGTAAAAcctaaaataacaaaaatcagTCTTTCTTCAACGCGAAATACACATCATCCGAACTaacattcaataaaattctttgGTTGAGGCCGTTGCAATTTTGGTCGGATAACAACAAACGACAAGAAGTTAACTTATACACCGCCGAAGACACCAGGGAAAGGCTGACCATTTTGAAACCTTCCAAAGTTGCCAGAGAATTCAACGTGGTACACACATCTTCGAATACGGTTTCTTCTAATCCCGTCCTCTCCACCTAAGGTAACCAAACAACACTCAGAATCAACTGCATGAaaataatatgaagaaaattgGGGTCTCCTCAAATTGTACTCTTCATTGAGGAATATTAAGAACAGAGTAATGTTTCAAGTTATACAGGATTGGAACAAAGTGTGGAGCAAGCAATTTGATTTCTTgacaatttttcagaatttaaggGTACACAACAAGCATCTATAACCTCCACGGGAGTTGGCGTTTGTTGAGAAAAATCtgcgaaaatatacagggtgtcccatacAAATTGAAAAAGTCAAGGATATTTTCAGTCAAAGCAGAAGTACAGTAGTTTAAAAAAACTGTCCTCAGATACGCAATGCGTTGTTGTAACTAGTTTAAGGTTAATAAATAGAGTCCTTTTTGCTTTAAAGGTATTTACTTCGTCCCATCCCCTACCcttcaggaaaaaaaattaccaaccTCTGCAATAACGGCCTTCAAGAGCAGTTTCTCCAGTTTGCTGCAATGTAAAATAGCCTTAACTTTGGGCTGCGTTATCATCGCTTCCAGAGCTGCGTTGACATGTTGCATAGAAACTTGAGTATTTGGTCCTTCTAATTCCGCTATTTCAGCTGAACGTCTACAAATGTCCAGGGCTCTTCTTGCATCTCCGGACACGGATGCCACTttcctaaaaaaaaagaatgaaagTAATTGAGGTTGTTATCGGGGAATTTAAGAGTCTTACCTGGCAACGAATTGTACAGCATCCGCCCTGAAGCTTTCGTTTCCCGAAAGACGGTTGATAACAATCTCCTGCAGCTGTTTGTGGGTGTACGCTTGGAAGGTCAATCTTGTCAACCCCAAACGACTTGTCACTCTACTCATTAGTAATCTGAAAATAATCATTATGAATTCGTGCAACTGAAAATGCCATCTCTACAAATTGGCTACCTTTCCGGAAGATCCATGGTGTTGGCTATCGTTACTACGATAAGCTGAGCGTTTGTTTTCGTCGGCCAATCTAACAAATTATAAACGACATCCTGCCTCTTGGTGCAGagaatatccagctgaaatagaAGAGAATGAAAACGGGCCAAAATCTAAAAGAATGGGTGATCTACCTCGTCTATAAGAAGAACAGTAGGCACAACTTTCTTAGCGGACTTTATTGTAAACTGTTTTTCTAGCATCGTTAAGGCCTGTTCCCACGGCACCCTTTTACCAGTCAGTTGCTTGAGAATCTGCATTaaaacaaatttaaaaattcaaattcgaaaGACGGGCAAAAAAAACTTACCTCAACATAACACTGCCTCGGCTCTGTCAATTTCATTCCGTTAATACACACGTACTTGAACTCTTCATATCCCTCGCTTTTCCAAGTTTTCGTAATATTTTCTATGGCTGCCGTTACGGTTGCGGTTTTTCCAGTACCGGGCACTCCCGAAATGTACATACACCTAAAATAATTCTGCGTTCATTTCATGTAACATTCACTCTGTTTATTCATcaccaaatttgaaaaaacactCAGTATAgccaattttaaaaaaatacgaaaactctaaaaaaaaatgatttcctTCAAAATAAGCTCGTAGAACCACCTATGACCAATCGATATAATGCGTTGGAATCGAAAAGCAATCTAAAAGATGCGGAAACGACAAACCATTAGACACTTACATACGTGAATGCCCAGTCCAATGCTACGCCCATGTCTGTGCGTTCTCGGGCAATCTTCACGTCCTTCCGATTTTCATCGTGAAGTTAGCCGAAAACCGTAAATTCTATGGTTTCTTCCGATGACTTGTGACATTTCGAATATTGACTGTTTTCgttgattttttttgaaaataattgcGCTCATAGTCAAAAAGGAACACTTTCGATTTATACTGAAAGTAAAACTCTAAATTTATACCGGCAAAAATTCCATACAACAGTGTTAAATAAGTTAGAAATATCGTTTCTCTACCGATAGAAGGCtcgatatttttgttttctaactacatttgaaacatttcatgtcGACTCTTTTTTCCCGTCGGGATTCTCTCGAACAGAAACATATCTTAtcggaaaatattttgacagtaacCTCCGATGGGTTTTTTACATGACCCGTTTTGTAGATTAGAAAAAAGATCGAACTTACCCGCCACATTTATCTCTCAATTTCCCTTCGATGAAACTATAAATATCCCTATATTCCTTCTCCCTACAAGGCAGCAACTTAGGCACGTAGGAAACATGCAGTGTGTTCCTCGCAAGTATAAGAGGAGTGTCGCATTTTGCTACAACTTTCTGCCTCTGGTCCACAGATGGGGTCAGAATTCCGTTCCGAATCAACTTCAGTGGGGTCCCTTTCATCGTCTTGGGAGTTTTTGATCTGCAGCTAGGTGTTTTCACCGAAGGTGTCTGTGATTTCGTTGAAGGAGTGCTCGATGCGTTAACGTCGAtctttcttttatttttatttgaagattTAGGGACCCCATCGTCTGAATCTAAATCCGTGATGCCAGGAATAGGAGAGTCTATTTGTTTCCTTTTTCTGGCAGAGTTTTTTATTCTTTGGATATTATAACCCTCAGTAAGATATTCAAAATTTCGATTAAAGCCACTTTTTTTAACCCTTTTTGATCTCCTAACTCCAACAGGAGTATCACAGTGTCCACCATTTTCTCCTCTATTTTCAGCCACTTTTCTCTTTCCACTAAAATCATCAGAGTCAGTATCGCTGTAATTTTCATTGTATAAAGGGCTATCTAGTCTCCGAAGTTTCCTAGGACTCGATTTGACAGGAGTTTtatcttttattttcatattgtcAACCAAATTGACCAAAACTTTTTCTGGTGTGTTagaatttatgttttttctaTTAGGTGTTTTCACGACATTCCCTGATTTTTTCAGCAACGTTTTAAAATTTGGACTTTTTAATTCATAAACAGCATCATTTTCTTTTGAAAGAAGTTTGGTTTCTATTTTGCTCAATAAAACCACTGGTTGACTTGAGGGAATTTTCGATAAAACTCTACCATTGGAGAccctcaattttatttttagattttcattatCTTGTTCAACAATAGAATAGTTTCCAAAGCTCTTTTCATCTTGCGATAGAGAATCATTAAAGGAGTTGTTTAGATTTCTCCTAACTTGGGATAAATGAGGAGATTGACTTCTAGCACTCTCCTCATGCATTGGTTCCGAATAATTTTTCTTAACTCCAGTACTTCTACTGGCACTCATGATTTTTCTGGAGGGAGTTTTAAGTGGCGTTCTTCTTTTCACTTCTACTGCTTCTTCAATTGTGAGGTCATTTATAATTTGATCATTAAAACATGGCATTAGTTGCCCATTCTGTGTATATACATATCTACATAGAAAATATATCTTCCTAGTGAAATTATGAGAATCTATTTTGTCTTGCACAGTTTCATCTTTAGTTCCAAAAACAACTCTGCATTTTCTCAAAATATGTTTCAAATCTAATACTTTCTCTTCTCTTGAATCtaaaacacactgtagaaaCGATAAAATTAGTTTTATCTCAAGAGAAGTTAAGGATGTTTCAAGCAAATGTCCATTACAAATATCTAGAGAACAGAAtgagattttttctgaaatttctataAAAGTACTTCTGGTAAAGCCATATGTACTACTAATACGATAATATTTAAATTTACCAAAAGAATCTCATTTGGTTACCTAGATACTTCTAGTGTGGACCCTTTGCGTATAGAAGCTTTATTATACCTCATTACTATGATCATACTGGACATTCAAGGAACGGAAATCTTCCTCGAATTTACTGGCTCGTTCAAAAACTACTACGACAGCTTTGTACTTGTTACCTTCttgaaaaaaacatttgaaCTGACAAATTTTTTGGGACAAGGGGTCATCGATGTTTGTATTAAAAATTGCAAAATCGCCAATACTGAaatccattccatttttgatgaATATGCTGAAAAAATGGATACGATGAAAAATTGTTAATTCACAACATATTTATACCTTACTTATAAAATATCCTATTGTCTCCCTGTGAGGGTATATTATCATAATAGCAAGGTACCGCATCGCCTAGCCACTTGATATCTACAAATTTTTGTTTAGGCATAATTCTTAActttgttgagtaataaaaatttgaaaataaaacaagGTTAATTCGTTAAAATAATTAGTGATGTATACAAATGAGCGAATTCGCGCCACAATATAAACatagaatatttttgtttttcattctgAACTCTTCAAACAGCCATCACTGATTAATATGATATAGTTAATCAGAGCAAGTATTTGGTAAGTAATGAcattgaaatcaaaataaaattcacTTTGAGTGAAATACCTCAGATTTTaaactttttcaatttcttcaaattGGAATAAAAAGTGACATCTatttatttcttttcaaaacttAGGCAATTTGAATAGATTACTACTATGGACTGAACAGGAATCTGTAATTGAAGATGAGGCGAGTTGAGAACCATAGAACAATAATAGGTCACCGTTATCTCAAAGAACAAGTAACAACTGTTACCCTCAACCTGTTGTTTTAACAAGTTGTTGCTTATTGCCAAAgagttattttcaatattttattttgaatcaagattatagagttaggttaggtctaactctataatctttgattttgaatgcttatttttaatattttgtttTGAACCGGTAATGTGATGTCTCTCACACATAAAGCTCTCAGATTCTTAAGATATCCAGTTATTGGAAAACGAAACTTCCATCTTTCTCCTAGTTTATGTGAATTCTGGATTAGAGATGAAAAAGGGGGCTACTCAGGAAAGCACGAAGAACTACCTCCTCTTACCAAAAGGATACCTCAAGGATTCAAAGAACTCAAAGAAGAAATAGAATTATACAAAAAAGAACTATATGAGGATTTTTTTTGGTTGAATACTCCCCTGATTGTTCGTCCTGGAGAAATAGATATAATATGGAAATTTGGAAAAGAGAGCAGTTTGGATACCTGGGTAACAAGTTCGGATAGCGACCACAACGAAGGTTTTAGTAAATGTGAGTTGATGCTAACCAAGGATGGTAATGGATTATTCTCAGGTGAACTAAATAAAAGAGTACCTAAGGATGGAAAGATTGCAAGAGCAGGCTACTGtaatatgaaaacaaaaacattcagagtgagtaaaaagtgacAAAGGTATTTTCCTATATCTTTGATGATGTCTTTTCAGAAATCGTTCAAAAGACAAAAGTACTTAGATTGGACAGCTTATAATGTTTTGAATATGAAAGTTAGAGGTGATGGTAGATCGTATTTTTTAAATATAGGAAATAAGGGATACTTTGATCTTTCTTGGAATGATATGTATCATTATCCTCTTTATACAAGAGGTGGTCCTTACTGGCAAATTGTGAGGGTAAGAACTTAAGAAAGCAGTGTTTATCTTGAGGTTTTACAATTGAATATTAACTTTTTTAGATTCCATTTTCCAAATTCTTCCTTTCATCGAGGGGACGCATCCAAGATAAGCAATTTGCAATTGATCTGAGCAAAATATCTAGTTTTTCAATTACAATGGCAGATAAAGTGGATGGGCCATTTTCACTTGAGATAGAATACATAGGACTAGAAAATGATCCTTATCATAGAGAAAGTTTTGCATATGAAATGTACCAGTTAGATGGTAACATTGCAGCTTCCTAAAAGTTTGAAGGATTTTCATTTACCTTATATACATCCTGCGCCTATCATTTTTCAAGTGGACATCAAGAAGATGTTTATGAATCCCGGATTGTTAAAATTGGTGGACGTCAATCAGATATACTGGTCCATTAAAATGTGGATAAAACCTTGAGGAGTTGAtggttattgaaaaaataaaggatTTTTCCTTCAAGTAGCTAATACTTGCCATTAAAACTTGACTTGTAATACGTTTTTGTGGGCATTATGTATTGAATATAGAATTGACAAAAATCACTGGGAAAAAATTGGTTGAATTAAAGAAAATCCTAAAAGATTTCAACATATATTTATTCAACAAGAAAGATAACATATATATAGCAAATGTGCTATTAAATCGTAATTGTGGAACATAGAATAAAATGCATAATTTAGTATTCAACTTATATATTATTCATACATCATAAAATTGCGTGGTTTGCAGGTTTATTTATATAGTCTCTTGCAATCTAATTCCTTCTCCAGTCTATTACATCTGTTGAGTAGAATTACCGTTCCATGTGTTATTCTCATCATCTGTATCTGGTCTCTCTTTCAAGCGGTGGATATTACCCTGTTTCTTAATTTCTGTAGAATTGCCAGCCTGCCTTTTTGGTTGATTCCTGCATCAATAGAatgatcaaaaatttttttaatttctatttgtGCTTTTCGGTTCCTGTTATTATTAAACAATCCTTGGATTTATGCTGGATATCATAAACAagtgttgaaagaaaatttataatgTGTTTTCTAGGGAAAGTTTCGACATTTGGAACTTTCTTACATTTATGGTTTTGTCACAGAACATCTGAACTACTAAGCTGTTCTGTGGAAGTCCCAACTTTGACACTTCAATAGACGTTCTGTGACCGAATGATCAATCTTAGACACAGAACCaaaaaaaatctcaaataaTGTCAAAGTTACTCTGAAAATGCAATATTAATTTTGTATCATATCATACCATAGGATTTATAGGCGGCACAATTTCAAGGATAGTAAAATGATTCAGACAACcaaaatttcttttcttttcaatttgaaaGTCGAAGAAAAACGATTCAGCCCCCAGCACCTCTGATCCTTACCTATGTGTCACATCAGTCTCTGATGCCGACCTTTTGGCGCTCGTCGAAGGCTCGCTCCTCCTGATAGACGGCGTACCGAAAATGAACCCGACCAAAAAGTCGTACATGCTCATGATCGGAGCCATAATCCACCAGAACATACTGCCCAACATCCCGCTGGCTCTGCTGGATA comes from the Coccinella septempunctata chromosome 2, icCocSept1.1, whole genome shotgun sequence genome and includes:
- the LOC123308492 gene encoding complex I intermediate-associated protein 30, mitochondrial, with amino-acid sequence MSLTHKALRFLRYPVIGKRNFHLSPSLCEFWIRDEKGGYSGKHEELPPLTKRIPQGFKELKEEIELYKKELYEDFFWLNTPLIVRPGEIDIIWKFGKESSLDTWVTSSDSDHNEGFSKCELMLTKDGNGLFSGELNKRVPKDGKIARAGYCNMKTKTFRKSFKRQKYLDWTAYNVLNMKVRGDGRSYFLNIGNKGYFDLSWNDMYHYPLYTRGGPYWQIVRIPFSKFFLSSRGRIQDKQFAIDLSKISSFSITMADKVDGPFSLEIEYIGLENDPYHRESFAYEMYQLDGNIAAS
- the LOC123308488 gene encoding origin recognition complex subunit 1; its protein translation is MPKQKFVDIKWLGDAVPCYYDNIPSQGDNRIFYNIFIKNGMDFSIGDFAIFNTNIDDPLSQKICQFKCFFQEGNKYKAVVVVFERASKFEEDFRSLNVQYDHSNECVLDSREEKVLDLKHILRKCRVVFGTKDETVQDKIDSHNFTRKIYFLCRYVYTQNGQLMPCFNDQIINDLTIEEAVEVKRRTPLKTPSRKIMSASRSTGVKKNYSEPMHEESARSQSPHLSQVRRNLNNSFNDSLSQDEKSFGNYSIVEQDNENLKIKLRVSNGRVLSKIPSSQPVVLLSKIETKLLSKENDAVYELKSPNFKTLLKKSGNVVKTPNRKNINSNTPEKVLVNLVDNMKIKDKTPVKSSPRKLRRLDSPLYNENYSDTDSDDFSGKRKVAENRGENGGHCDTPVGVRRSKRVKKSGFNRNFEYLTEGYNIQRIKNSARKRKQIDSPIPGITDLDSDDGVPKSSNKNKRKIDVNASSTPSTKSQTPSVKTPSCRSKTPKTMKGTPLKLIRNGILTPSVDQRQKVVAKCDTPLILARNTLHVSYVPKLLPCREKEYRDIYSFIEGKLRDKCGGCMYISGVPGTGKTATVTAAIENITKTWKSEGYEEFKYVCINGMKLTEPRQCYVEILKQLTGKRVPWEQALTMLEKQFTIKSAKKVVPTVLLIDELDILCTKRQDVVYNLLDWPTKTNAQLIVVTIANTMDLPERLLMSRVTSRLGLTRLTFQAYTHKQLQEIVINRLSGNESFRADAVQFVARKVASVSGDARRALDICRRSAEIAELEGPNTQVSMQHVNAALEAMITQPKVKAILHCSKLEKLLLKAVIAEVERTGLEETVFEDVCTTLNSLATLEGFKMVSLSLVSSAVYKLTSCRLLLSDQNCNGLNQRILLNVSSDDVYFALKKD